The following proteins are co-located in the Corynebacterium aquilae DSM 44791 genome:
- a CDS encoding inorganic phosphate transporter translates to MTELIILFIVVATALAFDFTNGFHDTGNAMATSIATGALKPKVAVGLSASLNLVGAFLSVEVASTVAKGVVDLKQFDLSIEADAHKLLLVVFAGLVGGILWNLLTWLLGIPSSSSHALFGGLIGATFASLGAGGVVWGGVLAKVVLPAFASPVIAGLVAAVGTRLVYTFTERVQENEKNKYFRWGQIGSASLVSLAHGTNDAQKTMGVIFLALVATGYLTEDSTIPFWVKASCAFAIAIGTYMGGWRVIRTLGKGLVEIDSPQGMAAEMSSAAIILTSSHFGMALSTTHVATGSIMGTGLGRKGAEVRWGVAGRMAAAWLITLPCAAAVGLGTWWIAHLVGNGAGELAGVLVAFAILLAASGYMYLQSRKAPIHADNVNNEWEDTPAEQKI, encoded by the coding sequence GTGACCGAGCTGATCATCCTCTTTATTGTCGTTGCCACGGCCTTGGCTTTCGACTTCACCAACGGTTTCCACGACACCGGCAACGCGATGGCTACTTCCATCGCCACCGGCGCGCTGAAACCGAAAGTCGCCGTAGGCCTTTCCGCCTCCTTGAACTTGGTGGGCGCGTTCCTTTCTGTGGAGGTGGCCTCCACCGTCGCTAAGGGCGTCGTCGACCTGAAACAATTCGACCTGTCCATTGAGGCCGACGCCCACAAGCTGCTGCTTGTGGTGTTTGCCGGCCTGGTGGGCGGTATCCTTTGGAACCTTTTGACCTGGCTTTTGGGCATTCCTTCCTCGTCTTCTCACGCCCTGTTTGGCGGCCTGATTGGCGCCACTTTTGCCTCTCTCGGCGCTGGCGGCGTGGTGTGGGGCGGGGTGCTCGCCAAGGTGGTGCTGCCCGCTTTCGCTTCCCCGGTGATCGCCGGCTTGGTGGCCGCTGTCGGTACTCGCCTGGTGTACACCTTCACCGAGCGTGTGCAGGAAAACGAGAAGAACAAGTACTTCCGGTGGGGCCAGATTGGCTCCGCTTCCTTGGTGTCTTTGGCGCACGGCACCAATGACGCCCAGAAGACGATGGGCGTTATCTTCCTGGCGCTGGTGGCTACTGGTTATCTCACCGAGGACTCCACTATCCCCTTCTGGGTGAAGGCTAGCTGTGCTTTCGCCATTGCGATCGGCACCTACATGGGTGGCTGGCGCGTGATTCGCACCCTGGGCAAGGGCCTGGTGGAGATCGACTCCCCGCAGGGCATGGCCGCGGAAATGTCTTCTGCCGCCATCATCTTGACCTCCTCCCACTTCGGCATGGCTCTGTCCACCACCCACGTCGCTACCGGCTCCATCATGGGTACCGGCCTGGGCCGCAAGGGTGCGGAGGTGCGCTGGGGCGTGGCCGGCCGCATGGCGGCTGCGTGGTTGATCACCCTGCCTTGCGCCGCAGCTGTCGGCTTGGGCACCTGGTGGATCGCCCACCTCGTCGGTAACGGTGCCGGTGAGCTCGCCGGTGTCCTCGTTGCCTTCGCTATTCTCCTGGCAGCCAGCGGCTACATGTACTTGCAGTCCCGCAAGGCCCCGATCCACGCCGACAACGTCAACAACGAGTGGGAAGATACCCCCGCCGAGCAGAAGATTTAG
- a CDS encoding o-succinylbenzoate synthase, with protein MPEHFPPATAARLATIDVDDILDRAYIVALPMRVRFRGITTREALVIDGPAGWGEFSPFVEYPPHEAAWWLASALEAAYLGLPAPARDTIPVNATIPAVDPDAIPAILDRYAGCNTIKIKVAEPGHSLDADIARVRAVKQLRPDAHIRIDANRGYSTHDAITVIERIAPLDYAEQPCATIDELRTVRNHLRAHHIAAPIAADEAIRKATDPLAVATADAVDAAVLKVAPLGGVGRTLNLCAHLPMRITIASALDTAIGITSGLIAASHLPATATGLATQQLFAEDIAEPRPIINGTISTAPITIDPDRLHALSAPADRQHWWRQHLTQSLQQLRLRLHS; from the coding sequence ATGCCTGAGCACTTCCCGCCCGCCACCGCCGCGCGACTGGCCACCATCGACGTCGACGACATCCTCGACCGCGCCTATATCGTCGCGCTTCCGATGCGCGTCCGCTTCCGCGGCATCACCACCCGCGAAGCGCTCGTCATCGACGGGCCGGCCGGGTGGGGAGAATTCTCGCCCTTCGTGGAATACCCGCCCCACGAGGCAGCCTGGTGGCTGGCCAGCGCCCTAGAAGCCGCCTACCTCGGCCTGCCCGCCCCCGCCCGCGACACCATCCCCGTCAACGCCACCATCCCCGCCGTCGACCCGGACGCCATCCCCGCCATCCTCGACCGCTACGCAGGCTGCAACACCATCAAAATCAAAGTCGCCGAACCCGGCCACAGCCTGGATGCCGACATCGCCCGGGTACGCGCAGTCAAACAACTGCGCCCCGACGCCCACATCCGCATCGACGCCAACCGCGGCTACAGCACCCACGACGCCATCACCGTCATCGAACGCATCGCCCCCCTGGACTACGCCGAACAGCCCTGCGCCACCATCGACGAACTCCGCACCGTCCGCAACCACCTGCGCGCCCACCACATCGCAGCCCCCATCGCCGCCGACGAAGCCATCCGCAAAGCCACCGACCCGCTCGCCGTCGCCACCGCCGACGCCGTCGATGCCGCCGTGCTCAAAGTCGCCCCCCTCGGCGGCGTGGGCCGCACCCTCAACCTGTGCGCCCACCTACCCATGCGCATCACCATCGCCAGCGCGCTAGACACCGCCATCGGCATTACCTCCGGGCTTATCGCAGCCTCCCACCTGCCAGCCACCGCCACCGGACTCGCCACCCAACAACTCTTCGCCGAAGACATCGCCGAACCCCGCCCCATCATCAACGGCACCATCTCCACCGCCCCCATCACCATCGACCCCGACCGTCTCCACGCCCTTAGCGCCCCCGCCGACCGTCAACACTGGTGGAGACAACACCTAACTCAAAGCCTGCAACAGTTACGTCTACGATTGCACTCATGA
- a CDS encoding glycosyltransferase family 4 protein, which produces MRVVVVAESFLPNINGVTNSVLRVLEHLKANGHEALVIAPGARDFEEEVPDYLGFDIVRVPTIMVPLINSLPVGVPTMAVTQAMKTFKPDVVHLASPFVLGAAGARAARQLKIPAIAVYQTDVAGFALRYRLSALVNASWEWTRTLHNSCARTLAPSSVTIAELENHGVRNIYHWGRGVNAEQFHPKRRDEHLRATWDPTGAKKIVGYVGRLAAEKGVTRLQALAHRDDIQLVIVGDGPERVELENLLPTAVFTGALGGIELARAYASLDVFVHTGEFETFCQAVQEALASGVPAIAPNSGGPIDLITPGVDGELLDVETFTAELPDAIDFITDPVRYDRMVAAARQSIKGRTWDSLCRQLMRHYQEVIDQPVLRRRHAV; this is translated from the coding sequence GTGAGAGTAGTCGTCGTCGCTGAATCATTTCTTCCCAACATCAACGGAGTCACCAACTCCGTCCTCCGGGTACTAGAACACCTCAAAGCAAACGGCCACGAAGCCCTCGTCATCGCCCCAGGCGCCCGCGACTTCGAAGAAGAAGTACCGGACTACCTCGGCTTCGACATCGTCCGCGTCCCCACCATCATGGTGCCGCTGATCAACTCACTACCCGTCGGCGTCCCCACCATGGCAGTCACCCAAGCCATGAAAACCTTCAAACCCGACGTCGTCCACCTCGCCTCCCCCTTCGTGCTCGGCGCCGCCGGCGCCCGCGCCGCCCGCCAACTCAAAATCCCCGCCATCGCCGTCTACCAAACCGACGTCGCCGGCTTCGCGTTGCGCTACCGACTCTCCGCCCTCGTCAACGCCTCCTGGGAATGGACCCGCACCCTCCACAACAGCTGTGCCCGCACCCTCGCCCCCAGCTCCGTCACCATCGCCGAACTCGAAAACCACGGCGTCCGCAACATCTACCACTGGGGACGCGGCGTCAACGCCGAACAATTCCACCCCAAGCGCCGCGACGAACACCTCCGCGCCACCTGGGACCCCACCGGCGCCAAAAAAATCGTCGGCTACGTCGGCCGCCTCGCCGCCGAAAAAGGCGTCACCCGCCTTCAAGCCCTCGCCCACCGCGACGACATCCAACTGGTCATCGTCGGCGACGGGCCCGAACGCGTCGAACTCGAAAACCTCCTCCCCACCGCCGTTTTCACCGGCGCCCTCGGCGGCATCGAACTCGCCCGCGCCTACGCCAGCCTCGACGTCTTCGTCCACACCGGAGAATTCGAAACCTTCTGCCAAGCAGTACAAGAAGCCCTCGCCTCCGGCGTACCCGCCATCGCCCCCAACTCCGGCGGCCCCATCGACCTGATCACCCCCGGCGTCGACGGCGAACTCCTCGACGTCGAAACCTTCACCGCCGAACTGCCCGACGCCATCGACTTCATCACCGACCCCGTCCGCTACGACCGCATGGTCGCCGCCGCCCGGCAAAGCATCAAAGGCCGCACCTGGGACTCCCTATGCCGCCAACTCATGCGCCACTACCAGGAAGTCATCGACCAGCCCGTCCTCCGCCGCCGCCACGCCGTGTAA
- a CDS encoding 1,4-dihydroxy-2-naphthoyl-CoA synthase produces the protein MTSSYSTEQPFDPSQWSVVEGFESLTDITYHRHVGQGRANGIVRIAFDRPEVRNAFRPHTVDELYRALDHARRTPDVGCVLLTGNGPSEKDGGWAFCSGGDQRIRGRSGYRYASGETAETVDVAREKVEGGRLHILEVQRLIRTMPKVVIAVVNGWAAGGGHSLHVVCDLTIASRQEARFKQTDADVGSFDAGYGSAYLAKMVGQKFAREIFFLGRTYSAEEMQRMGAVNIVADHGQLEQEAIQAAREINGKSPTAQRMLKFAFNLTDDGLMGQQVFAGEATRLAYMTDEAVEGKNSFLEKRDPDWSEFPYYY, from the coding sequence ATGACGAGTTCTTACAGCACTGAGCAGCCTTTTGATCCTTCCCAATGGTCCGTGGTGGAGGGGTTTGAGTCGTTGACGGACATCACCTATCACCGGCATGTTGGCCAGGGGCGCGCGAACGGTATTGTGCGCATCGCCTTCGATCGCCCGGAGGTGCGCAACGCGTTTCGTCCGCACACGGTGGACGAGTTGTATCGGGCTTTGGATCATGCCCGCCGCACCCCGGATGTGGGGTGTGTGCTGCTGACCGGCAATGGCCCGAGTGAAAAGGATGGCGGCTGGGCGTTTTGTTCGGGTGGCGATCAGCGCATCCGTGGTCGCTCCGGGTACCGCTATGCCAGTGGTGAGACTGCGGAAACCGTCGATGTGGCTCGCGAGAAGGTGGAGGGCGGCCGGCTGCACATCCTGGAGGTGCAGCGCCTGATCCGCACCATGCCGAAGGTCGTCATCGCCGTGGTGAACGGCTGGGCCGCCGGCGGCGGGCACTCCCTGCACGTGGTGTGCGATCTGACGATCGCTTCCCGCCAGGAGGCCCGCTTCAAACAAACCGACGCCGATGTGGGAAGTTTTGACGCCGGCTACGGTTCGGCCTACCTGGCGAAGATGGTGGGTCAGAAGTTCGCGCGCGAGATCTTCTTTTTGGGGCGCACCTACAGCGCCGAGGAGATGCAGCGCATGGGGGCGGTCAACATTGTGGCCGACCACGGGCAGCTGGAGCAGGAAGCGATCCAGGCGGCCCGGGAGATCAACGGCAAGTCGCCGACGGCGCAGCGCATGCTGAAGTTCGCGTTCAATCTCACCGACGATGGGTTGATGGGCCAGCAGGTGTTCGCCGGGGAGGCAACCCGTCTGGCGTACATGACCGATGAGGCGGTTGAGGGAAAGAACTCGTTTTTGGAAAAGCGGGATCCTGACTGGTCAGAGTTCCCCTACTACTACTAG
- a CDS encoding DUF3592 domain-containing protein, which produces MRVLASRRFRQIIWGLYITSLVCALCLILGPLINDHKIASNQGRALARVIAVTDLRTTIDYQDETGQFHTPPEGVLYPGNLGPGQLVWVNYSKDNPDLVKVEGRTWRLALIPAGSVALSSTIIAAIVISISKRMAKKLT; this is translated from the coding sequence ATGCGCGTCCTAGCATCACGACGATTCCGGCAAATCATCTGGGGGCTCTACATCACCAGCCTGGTGTGCGCCCTCTGCCTCATCCTCGGGCCACTGATCAACGACCATAAAATCGCCTCCAACCAAGGACGCGCCCTCGCCCGAGTGATCGCCGTGACCGACCTGCGCACCACCATCGACTACCAGGACGAAACCGGACAATTCCACACCCCACCCGAAGGGGTGCTGTACCCTGGCAATCTCGGACCGGGCCAACTCGTGTGGGTCAACTACTCCAAAGACAACCCGGACCTCGTCAAAGTAGAAGGTCGCACCTGGCGACTCGCCCTCATCCCCGCAGGATCCGTCGCCCTGAGCAGCACCATCATCGCCGCAATTGTGATAAGCATCTCAAAGCGGATGGCTAAAAAGCTCACGTAA
- the menD gene encoding 2-succinyl-5-enolpyruvyl-6-hydroxy-3-cyclohexene-1-carboxylic-acid synthase — translation MTSTPQQPTSVLRAITVVNELLRAGTTDVFLCPGSRNAPLSLALAAASGITLHTRLDERSASFAALGMARVQHRHVAIVMTSGTAVANAMPAMIEAHYADIPLVVISADRPARLHGTGASQTIEQAQLFHGYAHEITIDATADIDATAAATAAALAAAPRVHLNIEFDEPLVGTELPTAADYTANTPPRHAPRRWDTDHGTTTIDLSENTLVIAGDGAFDVPGLEDVPTIAEPSAPAPYRPIHPLAAAFFTKESISAEGYVVNTKPRRIIIVGHPTLHRSVLTLITDPDIDIVVLSRSAEITRPEGRDVTVASRLTVTGEIDKQWLKICEAASGLGAGSVRDTLEDDAYGFTGLHAAAAVADTLGDGDTLLIGASNPVRDMSLVGLPFSGVATHTPRGAAGIDGTVSQAFGIALATQQLHPGELRAPRTIALLGDVTFLHDIGGLLTPTNSPRPNNLTIVVANDNGGGIFETLEVGADPLREHFEQCFGTPHNTTIAALCDAYGITHHKAENLRELIDALIDTTDIGDGITVIEAVVTRDTRRALHQALAQKVH, via the coding sequence ATGACTTCCACCCCGCAGCAACCCACCTCCGTTCTCCGCGCCATCACCGTCGTCAACGAACTGCTGCGGGCAGGAACCACCGACGTCTTCCTCTGCCCCGGCAGCCGCAACGCGCCCCTATCGCTCGCACTAGCCGCCGCCAGTGGCATCACCCTGCACACCCGACTCGACGAGCGCAGCGCCTCCTTCGCCGCACTGGGCATGGCGCGCGTCCAACACCGCCACGTCGCCATCGTCATGACCTCCGGCACCGCCGTCGCCAACGCCATGCCCGCCATGATCGAAGCGCACTACGCCGACATCCCGCTCGTCGTCATCTCCGCCGACCGCCCCGCCCGACTCCACGGCACCGGCGCCTCCCAAACCATCGAACAAGCACAACTGTTCCACGGCTACGCCCACGAAATCACCATCGACGCCACCGCCGATATCGACGCCACCGCAGCCGCCACCGCGGCCGCCCTGGCCGCCGCCCCCCGCGTCCACCTCAACATCGAATTCGACGAACCGCTCGTCGGCACCGAACTACCCACCGCCGCCGACTACACCGCCAACACGCCCCCACGCCACGCCCCGCGACGCTGGGACACCGACCACGGCACCACCACCATCGACCTGAGCGAGAACACCCTCGTCATCGCCGGCGACGGCGCCTTTGATGTCCCCGGACTCGAAGACGTGCCCACCATCGCCGAACCCTCCGCCCCCGCCCCCTACCGGCCCATCCACCCACTAGCCGCAGCCTTTTTCACCAAAGAATCCATCTCCGCCGAAGGCTACGTCGTCAACACCAAACCCCGCCGCATCATCATCGTCGGGCACCCCACCCTGCACCGCAGCGTGCTCACACTCATCACCGACCCCGACATCGACATCGTCGTCCTCAGCCGATCCGCCGAAATCACCCGCCCGGAAGGCCGCGACGTCACCGTCGCCAGCAGGCTTACCGTCACAGGAGAAATCGACAAACAATGGCTGAAAATCTGCGAAGCAGCCAGCGGACTAGGCGCCGGCAGCGTGCGCGACACCCTCGAAGATGACGCCTACGGCTTCACCGGACTCCACGCCGCGGCAGCCGTGGCCGACACCCTCGGCGACGGCGACACCCTCCTCATCGGCGCCTCCAACCCCGTACGCGACATGAGCCTGGTCGGCCTCCCCTTCAGCGGAGTCGCCACCCACACCCCCCGCGGCGCCGCCGGCATCGACGGCACCGTCTCCCAAGCCTTCGGCATCGCACTGGCCACCCAACAACTCCACCCCGGTGAGCTGCGCGCCCCCCGCACCATCGCCCTGCTCGGCGACGTCACCTTCCTCCACGACATCGGCGGCCTACTCACCCCCACCAACAGCCCCCGCCCCAACAACCTCACCATCGTCGTCGCCAACGACAACGGCGGCGGCATCTTTGAAACCCTCGAAGTCGGCGCCGACCCCCTGCGCGAACACTTCGAACAATGCTTCGGCACCCCCCACAACACCACCATCGCAGCACTATGCGACGCCTACGGCATCACCCACCACAAAGCCGAAAACCTCCGCGAACTCATCGACGCGCTCATCGACACCACCGACATCGGTGACGGCATCACCGTCATCGAAGCCGTCGTCACCCGCGACACCCGCCGCGCACTCCACCAAGCACTCGCCCAGAAAGTGCACTAA
- a CDS encoding geranylgeranyl reductase family protein yields the protein MVCMTANILVIGAGPAGSAAALWAARLGHHVDLVDSASFPRDKTCGDGLTPRAMHALRELGFGEEVGSGYRNKGLKLHGFGGSTTCPWPETAFGAVGSAMRRTSFDALLCSTAADHPNVDFHPGTTATESEFTGDRLSAVTLAGTTGEWVAHPSHVIVADGVRSTFGKKLGRTWHRNHVYGIAARSYCTTPRSEEPWIHSHLELKDEKGETHPGYGWVFPLGDGYANVGCGALSTTKRPSHINTKKVLHFYASTLATEWNFGEPEKVASALLPMGGAVSNVAGRNWVLIGDAAACVNPLNGEGIDYGLETARMAATIIDAQPHADLTLVWPDALRAAYGEAFTLARSLATLLTVRRFLPLAGPLALRGPQAKLIMPAAARLMGNLVTEDDRDLVARLWKIAGRATMTDQELWSTASS from the coding sequence ATGGTGTGCATGACCGCCAACATTCTCGTCATCGGTGCCGGCCCTGCTGGCTCAGCTGCAGCCCTGTGGGCAGCCCGCTTGGGCCACCACGTAGACCTTGTGGATTCCGCTTCTTTCCCCAGGGACAAGACGTGTGGCGATGGGTTGACTCCCCGCGCCATGCACGCGTTAAGAGAGCTTGGTTTCGGCGAAGAAGTTGGCTCCGGATACCGCAACAAGGGACTCAAGCTCCACGGCTTTGGAGGCTCTACCACCTGCCCGTGGCCCGAAACTGCCTTCGGAGCTGTTGGCTCGGCGATGCGCCGCACCTCTTTCGACGCCTTGCTCTGCAGCACTGCAGCCGATCACCCCAATGTCGATTTTCACCCCGGTACCACCGCGACCGAGTCGGAGTTCACTGGGGATCGCCTCAGCGCGGTTACTCTCGCCGGGACTACTGGCGAGTGGGTCGCACACCCCAGTCACGTCATCGTCGCAGACGGCGTGCGCAGCACTTTTGGCAAGAAGTTGGGGCGCACGTGGCATCGCAATCATGTGTACGGCATCGCGGCTCGTTCCTACTGCACCACACCCCGCAGTGAGGAGCCGTGGATTCATTCCCACCTTGAGCTCAAGGACGAAAAAGGCGAAACCCACCCCGGCTACGGATGGGTGTTTCCCCTGGGTGATGGCTACGCGAATGTTGGCTGCGGCGCCTTGTCGACAACCAAACGCCCTTCGCACATCAACACCAAAAAGGTCTTGCATTTCTATGCCTCAACCCTGGCCACTGAGTGGAACTTCGGCGAACCTGAAAAGGTCGCATCCGCGCTTCTCCCCATGGGAGGCGCCGTGTCCAATGTTGCTGGTCGCAACTGGGTTCTCATCGGCGATGCCGCGGCGTGTGTGAATCCCCTCAATGGTGAAGGCATCGACTATGGCCTGGAGACTGCGCGCATGGCCGCCACCATCATCGATGCGCAGCCGCACGCGGATCTCACACTCGTGTGGCCGGATGCTTTGCGTGCGGCCTACGGGGAAGCCTTCACACTGGCGCGTTCGCTAGCGACGCTACTGACCGTGCGGCGTTTTCTTCCTCTCGCAGGCCCTCTCGCCCTGCGCGGCCCTCAAGCAAAACTCATCATGCCTGCAGCCGCACGCCTGATGGGCAATTTGGTGACGGAAGACGATCGAGACCTCGTCGCCCGCCTATGGAAGATTGCGGGTCGGGCGACGATGACAGACCAGGAACTCTGGTCGACAGCTTCTTCCTAG
- a CDS encoding demethylmenaquinone methyltransferase: MSKANLDKQPKEVARMFDGVGKNYDLTNTVLSFGQDRMWRRRTRERLDLKPGEKVLDLAAGTAVSTEELTKSGAWVVACDFSQGMLAAGAHRDVPKTVGDGMHLPFADNTFDAVTISFGLRNIHDFRAGLKELLRVTKPGGRMVIAEFSTPVVPVFSTIYKEYLMRALPMVARAVSSNPEAYEYLAESIRAWPNQEELAQTIRECGWQEVGWQNLTFGITALHAATKPA, translated from the coding sequence GTGTCAAAGGCAAACCTGGATAAACAGCCCAAAGAAGTCGCCCGCATGTTTGACGGGGTCGGCAAAAACTACGACCTCACCAACACCGTCCTGTCCTTCGGACAAGACCGCATGTGGCGCCGCCGCACCCGCGAACGACTCGACCTTAAGCCCGGCGAAAAAGTCCTCGACCTCGCCGCCGGCACAGCCGTATCCACCGAAGAACTCACCAAATCCGGCGCCTGGGTCGTCGCCTGCGACTTCTCCCAAGGCATGCTCGCCGCCGGCGCCCACCGCGACGTTCCCAAAACCGTCGGCGACGGCATGCACCTACCCTTCGCCGACAACACTTTTGATGCCGTCACCATCAGCTTCGGGCTGCGCAACATCCACGACTTCAGGGCCGGGCTCAAAGAACTCCTCCGCGTCACCAAACCCGGCGGACGCATGGTCATTGCCGAATTCTCCACCCCCGTGGTGCCGGTATTTTCCACCATCTACAAGGAATACCTGATGCGCGCCCTGCCCATGGTCGCTCGCGCGGTGTCCTCTAACCCGGAGGCCTACGAGTATCTCGCTGAGAGCATTCGCGCGTGGCCGAACCAGGAAGAGCTTGCCCAGACGATCCGCGAATGCGGTTGGCAGGAGGTCGGCTGGCAGAACCTGACCTTCGGGATTACCGCCCTGCACGCGGCGACGAAACCTGCCTAA
- a CDS encoding polyprenyl synthetase family protein: MSSTPRVELGDEHLDATIASGMDAVEEELRRVLSEGADFVTDKVMHLAAAGGKRFRPMFALLASQYGTNPGSREVIEAAVVVEMTHLATLYHDDVMDEADRRRGVPSANARWSNSVAILAGDFLLAKASAIMAQLGTQTVAHFAETFGELVTGQMRETIGPGDGDPVAHYMAVIKEKTGVLIASAGYLGGLHGKASPEHTAALQSYGHNIGMVFQIVDDIIDIFSTAQESGKVPGTDLREGVLTLPVLYALQEDTPIGEELRGLLTGPLDNDADVERALSLLERSTGRDKALADVQRYLTAAEADLAQLPDGPATDALYKLARFTAARVG; the protein is encoded by the coding sequence ATGAGCAGCACCCCCAGGGTCGAACTCGGTGACGAGCACCTAGACGCCACCATTGCTTCCGGAATGGACGCCGTTGAGGAAGAACTCCGACGCGTGCTCAGCGAAGGTGCCGACTTCGTCACTGACAAGGTCATGCACCTGGCTGCCGCAGGTGGTAAGCGTTTTCGCCCCATGTTCGCCCTCTTGGCATCCCAATACGGCACCAACCCGGGAAGCCGTGAAGTCATCGAGGCTGCCGTCGTCGTCGAAATGACGCACCTTGCGACTCTCTACCACGACGACGTCATGGACGAGGCTGACCGGCGCCGTGGCGTGCCCTCCGCAAACGCCCGCTGGAGCAATTCCGTGGCGATCCTCGCCGGCGACTTCCTCCTCGCCAAAGCCTCCGCCATCATGGCCCAGCTCGGTACACAAACCGTCGCCCACTTCGCCGAAACCTTCGGCGAACTCGTCACCGGCCAAATGCGCGAAACCATCGGACCCGGCGACGGAGACCCCGTCGCCCACTACATGGCGGTCATCAAAGAAAAAACCGGTGTGCTCATCGCTTCCGCCGGATACCTCGGTGGACTCCACGGCAAAGCCTCCCCCGAACACACCGCCGCGCTGCAAAGCTACGGCCACAACATCGGCATGGTTTTCCAGATCGTCGACGACATCATCGACATCTTCTCCACCGCCCAAGAATCCGGCAAAGTGCCCGGCACAGACCTGCGCGAAGGCGTGCTCACCCTGCCGGTTCTCTACGCCCTGCAAGAAGACACCCCCATCGGTGAAGAGCTCCGCGGCCTGTTGACCGGGCCCCTGGACAACGACGCCGACGTCGAACGAGCACTCAGCCTCCTTGAGCGCTCCACCGGCCGTGACAAAGCCCTGGCAGACGTCCAGCGCTACCTCACCGCCGCAGAGGCCGACCTTGCACAGCTGCCGGACGGCCCCGCCACAGACGCCCTCTACAAGCTCGCCCGCTTCACTGCCGCCCGCGTCGGCTAA
- a CDS encoding DUF3349 domain-containing protein: MSDKNVIARFLDWLREGYPQGVPEADACAITYVLKRHLNDEDLRAISKAIIEDRGLSQAAEASDEEIREFIEKFEMQTPEEADIERIHAILAEKFSAPDAD, from the coding sequence ATGAGCGACAAAAACGTCATTGCCCGCTTTCTGGACTGGCTGCGCGAAGGCTACCCGCAGGGTGTGCCGGAAGCTGACGCTTGCGCCATCACCTACGTCCTCAAGCGACACCTCAACGACGAGGATCTCCGCGCTATTTCCAAGGCCATCATTGAAGACCGTGGCTTAAGCCAGGCGGCGGAGGCCAGCGACGAGGAGATTCGGGAGTTCATCGAAAAATTTGAGATGCAAACCCCCGAGGAAGCCGATATCGAACGCATCCACGCGATCCTTGCCGAGAAGTTCAGCGCACCGGATGCTGACTAA